A genomic stretch from Pelotomaculum schinkii includes:
- a CDS encoding FlxA-like family protein: MILSVSSSSSSSDYSAVDNTDQVARLQQQKERLEQQLQEVSQSKEDEKIKQQKIQLLQMRIQQIEAQIQQVKEAKNNKCNNSMSVTASANTSSIVDTLV; encoded by the coding sequence ATGATATTATCAGTTTCGTCATCATCATCAAGTAGCGATTATTCGGCTGTGGATAATACTGATCAAGTAGCAAGGCTTCAGCAACAAAAGGAAAGACTTGAGCAGCAATTGCAGGAAGTCAGCCAAAGTAAAGAGGACGAAAAAATAAAACAGCAAAAAATACAACTGCTACAAATGAGAATACAGCAGATTGAGGCACAGATTCAGCAAGTAAAAGAAGCAAAAAACAACAAATGCAATAATTCAATGTCGGTAACCGCTTCGGCAAATACAAGCTCTATTGTTGATACTCTGGTTTAA
- a CDS encoding methylated-DNA--[protein]-cysteine S-methyltransferase, whose product MRISLFSTPPGWIATAWSRIGLQALALPQPGPGEAMAALARELNKCLSNLPEPSFPQSPAAALEEEVLRYFAGEKVAFSTIIDFSGYTPFQKRVLELVRSIPAGEVRTYGQVALQAGLPKGARAVGGVMRANRTPLVIPCHRVLAAGGKLGGFGGGLDMKRYLLKLEGYNPENTQNA is encoded by the coding sequence TTGCGTATTTCACTATTTTCAACACCCCCTGGCTGGATCGCGACGGCCTGGTCCAGGATCGGGCTGCAAGCGTTGGCGCTGCCGCAGCCGGGCCCCGGGGAAGCTATGGCAGCGCTGGCCCGTGAGCTGAACAAGTGCCTGTCCAACCTGCCTGAGCCCTCTTTCCCGCAATCTCCGGCGGCAGCCCTGGAAGAGGAAGTGCTCCGGTATTTTGCGGGTGAAAAAGTCGCATTCAGCACGATCATAGACTTTTCCGGGTACACTCCTTTTCAAAAGCGAGTCCTTGAGCTGGTAAGGTCTATCCCTGCCGGTGAGGTGCGTACCTACGGGCAGGTCGCACTGCAGGCCGGTTTGCCCAAGGGCGCCAGGGCGGTCGGTGGAGTGATGCGCGCCAACCGTACTCCCCTGGTAATCCCCTGCCACCGGGTACTGGCCGCAGGAGGGAAATTGGGTGGGTTCGGCGGGGGACTCGACATGAAAAGATATCTGTTGAAACTTGAGGGATACAACCCTGAAAACACACAGAACGCTTAA